The following proteins come from a genomic window of Deltaproteobacteria bacterium IMCC39524:
- a CDS encoding response regulator encodes MIKKKILVVEDEESLLKLQSILLTLRGYNVEGVMDGQAALEAVVTTNPDLILLDIMLPKIDGLEVCRQVKNNEATRHIPVVMLTAKKSMEDRVMGKEAGADMYITKPYKSSMVIETIQRILS; translated from the coding sequence GTGATTAAGAAGAAGATTTTGGTTGTTGAAGACGAAGAATCTCTATTGAAACTTCAAAGTATACTGCTGACCTTGAGGGGTTACAATGTCGAAGGAGTAATGGATGGTCAGGCAGCATTAGAGGCAGTGGTAACTACGAACCCAGACCTGATTCTGCTTGATATTATGCTTCCCAAGATTGATGGCTTAGAGGTTTGTCGGCAGGTAAAGAATAACGAGGCGACCCGTCATATTCCAGTGGTCATGCTTACAGCAAAAAAGAGCATGGAAGACCGTGTCATGGGTAAGGAGGCTGGCGCCGACATGTATATAACAAAACCTTACAAGTCATCGATGGTCATTGAAACCATTCAGAGGATCCTCTCTTGA